In a single window of the Drosophila miranda strain MSH22 chromosome XL, D.miranda_PacBio2.1, whole genome shotgun sequence genome:
- the LOC108165064 gene encoding mitochondrial 2-oxodicarboxylate carrier, with protein MTSQGVQTHEISAAKRAAFQVLAGGSAGFLEVCIMQPLDVVKTRIQIQATPAVSAVSAATAVTEVHYNGVFDCFSKMYRQEGISSYWKGIMPPILAETPKRAIKFLVFEQTKPLFQFGSPTPTPLTYSLAGLTAGTLEAIAVNPFEVVKVAQQADRQKKMLSTFQVARGIVQRDGLGLNGLNKGVTATMGRNGVFNMVYFGFYHSVKNVVPENNDKTLEFLRKVAIGFTAGTLACFVNIPFDVAKSRIQGPQPVPGQIKYRGTLSSMATVYREEGFRALYKGLVPKIMRLGPGGAILLLVFEYSYEYLLHNYS; from the exons ATGACTTCTCAGGGCGTGCAGACACATGAAATATCGGCAGCGAAGCGTGCCGCCTTCCAGGTGCTGGCCGGCGGATCGGCCGGCTTCCTGGAGGTCTGCATCATGCAGCCACTGGACGTGGTCAAGACGCGCATACAGATCCAGGCAACACCGGCCGTCAGTGCCGTCAGTGCCGCCACTGCCGTCACTGAG GTACACTACAATGGCGTCTTCGACTGCTTCTCAAAGATGTATCGACAGGAGGGAATCAGCTCGTACTGGAAGGGCATCATGCCACCGATCCTGGCGGAGACCCCGAAGCGCGCCATCAAGTTTCTGGTGTTCGAGCAGACGAAGCCGTTGTTCCAGTTCGGATCTCCGACACCCACTCCGCTCACCTACTCGCTGGCGGGCTTGACCGCGGGCACCCTCGAGGCCATCGCCGTCAACCCGTTCGAGGTGGTGAAGGTTGCCCAGCAGGCGGATCGCCagaagaagatgctcagcacgTTCCAGGTGGCGCGTGGGATTGTTCAGCGCGACGGTCTCGGGCTGAATGGCCTCAACAAGGGCGTGACCGCGACCATGGGCCGCAACGGAGTGTTCAACATGGTTTACTTCGGGTTCTACCACAGCGTGAAGAACGTGGTGCCCGAGAACAATGACAAGACTCTGGAGTTCCTGCGCAAGGTGGCCATAGGCTTCACGGCCGGCACGCTGGCCTGCTTCGTGAACATCCCCTTCGACGTGGCCAAGTCGCGCATCCAGGGACCACAGCCAGTGCCCGGTCAGATCAAATACCGCGGCACCCTCAGCTCCATGGCCACCGTCTACCGGGAGGAGGGCTTCCGAGCCCTCTACAAGGGTCTCGTGCCGAAGATCATGCGCCTGGGACCCGGCGGTGCCATTCTCCTTCTCGTCTTCGAGTACTCCTATGAATACCTCCTGCACAACTACTCCTAG